Within the Syntrophales bacterium genome, the region CCCCCAGGGCCGCCCGCTGCTCGGCGACGAGCGCCCGAATGCCGCCGGAGGCCGCCTCCAGCATGCGGTCCAGAAGCTCCCGCTCGAAGGGCGATTCCTCCGCCGTCCCCTGCACCTCGATGAAACGGCCGCTCCCGGTCATCACGACGTTCATGTCCACGTCCGCCCCGGAGTCCTCGGAATAGTCCAGGTCCAGGAGGATCTCCCCGCCCCGCACGCCCACGCTGACCGCCGCGACGGCGTCGTCCACGGGGATGCGATCCACCAGCCCCCGCTCCTTCATCTTCCGGAACAGCTCCACCAGGGCCACAAAGCTCCCCGTAATGGAGGCCGTGCGGGTGCCGCCGTCGGCCTGAAGGACGTCGCAATCGATGTAGATCGTGCGCTCCCCGAAGGCGCCCAAGTCTGTCACAGCCCGGAGCGACCGCCCGATGAGCCGCTGGATCTCGTGGGTCCGCCCGCCGACCTTGCCCCGGGTGGACTCGCGGGGCGTCCGGGTGGTTCCGGACGCGGGAAGCATCGCATACTCCGCCGTGAGCCACCCCTTGCCCGTGTTCTTCAGGAACGGGGGAACGCCCTCCTCCAGGGTGGCCGTACAGAGGACCTTCGTCGCCCCCATCTCGATGAGGACGGAGCCCTCGGCGTGGGCCAGGTACCCGACAGCCAGGCGGACGGGCCTCAGTTCCAGGGGTTTTCTTCCGTCTGTTCGCATACGCAGCCTGTATTCATCGTTTCGTGACGGCACTGGCGGTCCTCAGAGGACCTCGCGGATGCTCTTCGCCAGGGCGGCGGCGATGGCCTGCCGGGTCGCGTCTTCAAGGAGACGCTTGCCCTCCTCCGGATGAGTGGCGAATCCGATCTCCACGACCACGGCCGGAACGGCCAGGCCATCCAGCAGGGGAATGGGCGCCTCCCGGAGGCCGCGATTGGCCTTCGGGAAAACCGTCGAGAGGTTCCTCTCGATGGCCCGGGCAAGCCGGACGCTCTCGTTCAGGTACTGGTTCTTCGCCATGTCCTTGAGGATCGCCTTCGAATCCCCGCCGTTCCCTGCCGCTGACTGGAATCCGGGGAACCAGACCTCGAACCCGCGGGCCTTCTTGTCGAATCCGGCGTTGACATGGAGCGAAAGGACGAGGTCCGGCTTTGCGCTCGCGGCAGCCTTGGCCCGATCCGTCGCGGACAGGGAGGCGTCGGTGGTCCGCGTCAGGAGCACATCGATCCCGCTGCCGGAGAGCGCCTTTTTCACCAGGAGCGCAACGGCCAGGGTCACGTCCTTTTCGGACGCCTTTTCCCCGACCTTCACCCCGGCATCGGATCCACCGTGGCCCGGGTCGATAAGCACGACCCGGCGGGCGGACTGGGCATCGGCGGGAACGGGCGCCGCCAGGAAGAACAGAGCAAGGATTGCAACAAACGTCATCAGGAACAGCCGCTTCATCTTCCATCCCTTCCAGGTAATACCCGCATGGCGGGCTGCGGGTTCATACCGCAGGGGAATATCCCTGTCAACCGCCAACCGCTGCGGACAGGCGCACCCCGGCAATTCATCACAACTGCCGGATGCGCTCCACCGACATTACGCAGTCCAGCTTCTTGATGGACGTCACCACCTTGTTGAGCTCGTTCAGGTCGTTGACGTCGATCTTGAAGTCGCAGACCGCCTGCATATCGGGGTTGTTCGTGTCCACCTGGGCGTTGCTGATGTTGACGTCGTGGGCGGAGATGGCGCTGCTCACATCCGCCAGCACGCCTTTGCGGTCCCGGCAGACGACCCGTATATGGACGGGGTAGGTGTGGCGTTCCTTCACGTTCCATTCGACGTCCACGAGGCGGTCCGCCTCCATGTCGCGGGTATTCGGACAGGTGCTCGTGTGAACGACGATGCCCCTCCCCCGGGAGATATAGCCCACGATCTCGTCCCCGGGGATAGGGGTGCAGCACTTGGCGAACCGCACCATCACGTCCTCGATCCCCGTCAGGGAAATGCCGACGGTGGACACGTCGGGGAGCTTTCGCTTGGGTTTTTCGGGAAGGGGCTCCTCCGCCTTCGGCTCCTCCGGTACAAAATACTGGACGACGTGCTTCGGCGACAGCTTGCCGTAGCCCACCGCGGCCATCAGGTCGTCCTGGGAATGGACCTGGTTCTCCTCGAAGAGCTTCTTCAGAG harbors:
- the rph gene encoding ribonuclease PH, with amino-acid sequence MRTDGRKPLELRPVRLAVGYLAHAEGSVLIEMGATKVLCTATLEEGVPPFLKNTGKGWLTAEYAMLPASGTTRTPRESTRGKVGGRTHEIQRLIGRSLRAVTDLGAFGERTIYIDCDVLQADGGTRTASITGSFVALVELFRKMKERGLVDRIPVDDAVAAVSVGVRGGEILLDLDYSEDSGADVDMNVVMTGSGRFIEVQGTAEESPFERELLDRMLEAASGGIRALVAEQRAALGDVR
- a CDS encoding N-acetylmuramoyl-L-alanine amidase, with product MKRLFLMTFVAILALFFLAAPVPADAQSARRVVLIDPGHGGSDAGVKVGEKASEKDVTLAVALLVKKALSGSGIDVLLTRTTDASLSATDRAKAAASAKPDLVLSLHVNAGFDKKARGFEVWFPGFQSAAGNGGDSKAILKDMAKNQYLNESVRLARAIERNLSTVFPKANRGLREAPIPLLDGLAVPAVVVEIGFATHPEEGKRLLEDATRQAIAAALAKSIREVL